From Cellulomonas oligotrophica, a single genomic window includes:
- the efp gene encoding elongation factor P: protein MATTNDLKNGTVLRIDGQLWTVVEFQHVKPGKGGAFVRTKLKNVLSGKVVDKTFNAGIKVETANVDKRDMQYLYKDGTDYVFMDTDTFDQLNVPETTVGDVANFLLENQSALVATNDGVPLYVELPPSVVLELTYTEPGLQGDRSTGGTKPATLETGYEIQVPLFLEAGTKVKVDTRDGSYLGRVND from the coding sequence GTGGCGACCACCAACGACCTGAAGAACGGCACCGTGCTGCGCATCGACGGCCAGCTGTGGACCGTCGTGGAGTTCCAGCACGTCAAGCCCGGCAAGGGCGGCGCCTTCGTGCGCACCAAGCTCAAGAACGTCCTGTCCGGCAAGGTCGTCGACAAGACGTTCAACGCCGGCATCAAGGTCGAGACGGCCAACGTCGACAAGCGCGACATGCAGTACCTGTACAAGGACGGCACGGACTACGTGTTCATGGACACGGACACGTTCGACCAGCTCAACGTGCCCGAGACGACGGTCGGCGACGTCGCCAACTTCCTGCTCGAGAACCAGAGCGCGCTGGTCGCCACCAACGACGGCGTCCCGCTGTACGTCGAGCTCCCGCCGTCGGTCGTGCTCGAGCTGACCTACACCGAGCCCGGCCTGCAGGGCGACCGCTCGACGGGCGGCACCAAGCCGGCCACGCTCGAGACGGGCTACGAGATCCAGGTGCCGCTGTTCCTCGAGGCCGGCACCAAGGTCAAGGTGGACACCCGTGACGGCAGCTACCTGGGCCGTGTGAACGACTGA
- the nusB gene encoding transcription antitermination factor NusB — protein sequence MAARSKARKRALDVLFEADQRGVDPAELLARRIVEPGTEAALPQYAVDLVEGVLDHRERIDEVLATHAHGWTIARMPAVDRALLRIGTWEVLFNDDVPDAVAVDEAVDLARALSTDDSPSFVNGLLGRIVELKPTLLA from the coding sequence GTGGCAGCCCGGAGCAAGGCCCGCAAGCGCGCGCTCGACGTGCTCTTCGAGGCCGACCAGCGCGGTGTCGACCCGGCCGAGCTGCTCGCCCGACGGATCGTCGAGCCGGGCACCGAGGCGGCGCTGCCGCAGTACGCCGTCGACCTCGTCGAGGGCGTGCTCGACCACCGCGAGCGCATCGACGAGGTCCTGGCCACGCACGCGCACGGCTGGACGATCGCGCGCATGCCCGCCGTCGACCGTGCGCTGCTGCGGATCGGCACGTGGGAGGTCCTGTTCAACGACGACGTCCCCGACGCCGTCGCGGTCGACGAGGCCGTGGACCTGGCGCGTGCGCTGTCGACCGACGACTCGCCGTCGTTCGTCAACGGTCTGCTCGGACGGATCGTGGAGCTGAAGCCGACGCTGCTGGCCTGA
- a CDS encoding putative bifunctional diguanylate cyclase/phosphodiesterase has product MLGDVPLWTTVLQFLAAGLVGGFCVLQWVGWRGSLRAEGRLWPLALSSAVAVQLLVAGVHGLVAGDLAPEILTGVHAQVSGVVALLLIPTTRALGGGPSPRPWVVAAGTVLAVRSVLWWVDLRLGTQVVVGRPVAVALLLVVVAVVLAYVVAALGRTRLQGIGWLVATLGGVSLALLTWSVVHTGTQDAHVIAALWPLPFVLALETVALVRLRRSQRTARRRGVMRDALADVTNTAWFRQDADQLLEHARDAARTVLGDPSVEGSLRPLQNGRFVAELYVDDATHLLPFERAFLVDLAQVVSTAAERYVLADRLARAAVTDPLTHLPNRRAVDDHLKESLEQAGVERTRVALLYVDVDGFKAVNDRLGHAGGDELLRRVADWLRTSQADPDTFVGRLAGDEFAVVVCRAPGDEELAARAAALCAGFAEHVGGAGGPRLTCGVAAWEPTAVAAPDVLLRDADAAMLEAKRTRSGHRVYDRELRERTEQQRRRRAALERAVAEDRITAYYQPIVDARTLEVLSLEALARWEEDGDLVLPGEWIDIAEESGLIVPIGRHMLRLARRALDRHQMPLAVNLSARELHEPDVLDRIDEAWSGGPWEHLTLEITESVMLRTSAAVPVLSELRARGAHIALDDFGTGYSSLARLARLPVDILKIDRSFVREVRTPRGAGAVRAIVSLAGHHGLEVVAEGVESAADLEALVDLGVPRVQGNFVGRPAPGIPVRGARPVPRPVARPRPLRRRTGTGDVVPRPLRVVADDTVAPELL; this is encoded by the coding sequence ATGCTCGGAGACGTCCCGCTGTGGACGACCGTCCTGCAGTTCCTCGCTGCGGGCCTGGTCGGCGGTTTCTGCGTCCTGCAGTGGGTCGGCTGGCGCGGGTCGCTGCGCGCCGAGGGCCGCCTGTGGCCGCTCGCGCTGTCGTCGGCCGTGGCCGTGCAGCTCCTCGTGGCCGGCGTCCACGGGCTCGTCGCGGGCGACCTCGCCCCCGAGATCCTCACCGGCGTGCACGCGCAGGTCTCCGGGGTCGTCGCCCTCCTGCTCATCCCCACCACGCGCGCCCTCGGCGGCGGCCCGTCGCCGCGCCCCTGGGTCGTCGCCGCTGGCACAGTGCTCGCCGTGCGCTCCGTGCTCTGGTGGGTCGACCTGCGCCTGGGCACGCAGGTCGTCGTCGGACGGCCCGTCGCCGTCGCCCTGCTGCTCGTCGTCGTGGCCGTCGTCCTCGCCTACGTCGTCGCCGCCCTCGGCCGGACCCGCCTGCAGGGCATCGGCTGGCTCGTGGCCACGCTCGGGGGCGTGTCCCTCGCCCTGCTCACGTGGTCGGTCGTGCACACCGGGACGCAGGACGCGCACGTGATCGCCGCGCTGTGGCCCCTGCCCTTCGTGCTCGCGCTCGAGACCGTCGCCCTCGTGCGGCTGCGCCGCTCCCAGCGCACCGCCCGGCGCCGCGGGGTCATGCGCGACGCCCTGGCCGACGTCACGAACACCGCCTGGTTCCGCCAGGACGCCGACCAGCTCCTCGAGCACGCCCGCGACGCCGCCCGCACCGTGCTCGGCGACCCGAGCGTCGAGGGCTCGTTGCGCCCGCTGCAGAACGGCCGCTTCGTGGCCGAGCTGTACGTCGACGACGCCACGCACCTGCTGCCGTTCGAGCGCGCGTTCCTCGTCGACCTCGCCCAGGTCGTCTCGACCGCCGCGGAGCGGTACGTGCTCGCCGACCGGCTCGCCCGCGCCGCCGTCACCGACCCGCTCACGCACCTGCCCAACCGGCGCGCCGTCGACGACCACCTCAAGGAGTCCCTGGAGCAGGCCGGTGTCGAGCGCACCCGCGTGGCCCTGCTGTACGTCGACGTCGACGGGTTCAAGGCCGTCAACGACCGGCTCGGCCACGCCGGCGGCGACGAGCTGCTGCGCCGGGTCGCCGACTGGCTGCGCACCTCGCAGGCCGACCCCGACACGTTCGTCGGGCGCCTGGCCGGCGACGAGTTCGCCGTCGTGGTGTGCCGGGCGCCGGGCGACGAGGAGCTCGCCGCCCGGGCCGCCGCGCTGTGCGCGGGGTTCGCCGAGCACGTCGGCGGCGCCGGCGGCCCCCGCCTGACCTGCGGGGTCGCCGCGTGGGAGCCCACGGCCGTGGCCGCGCCCGACGTGCTGCTGCGCGACGCGGACGCCGCGATGCTCGAGGCCAAGCGCACCCGCAGCGGCCACCGCGTCTACGACCGCGAGCTGCGCGAGCGCACCGAGCAGCAGCGCCGCCGCCGCGCCGCCCTCGAGCGCGCGGTCGCCGAGGACCGCATCACCGCCTACTACCAGCCCATCGTCGACGCCCGCACCCTCGAGGTCCTCAGCCTCGAGGCCCTCGCCCGGTGGGAGGAGGACGGCGACCTGGTGCTGCCCGGCGAGTGGATCGACATCGCCGAGGAGTCCGGCCTCATCGTGCCCATCGGGCGGCACATGCTGCGCCTGGCCCGCCGCGCCCTGGACCGCCACCAGATGCCCCTGGCCGTCAACCTCTCGGCCCGCGAGCTGCACGAGCCCGACGTCCTCGACCGGATCGACGAGGCCTGGTCCGGGGGGCCGTGGGAGCACCTGACCCTGGAGATCACGGAGTCGGTGATGCTGCGCACCTCGGCCGCGGTGCCGGTGCTGTCCGAGCTGCGGGCACGCGGCGCGCACATCGCGCTCGACGACTTCGGCACCGGCTACTCCTCGTTGGCACGCCTGGCCCGCCTGCCCGTCGACATCCTCAAGATCGACCGGTCGTTCGTGCGCGAGGTCCGCACGCCGCGCGGCGCCGGAGCGGTCCGCGCGATCGTGTCCCTCGCGGGGCACCACGGCCTGGAGGTCGTCGCCGAGGGCGTCGAGTCCGCCGCGGACCTCGAGGCGCTCGTGGACCTCGGCGTGCCGCGCGTGCAGGGCAACTTCGTGGGCCGGCCCGCCCCGGGCATCCCCGTGCGCGGCGCGCGACCCGTCCCCCGCCCGGTCGCCCGTCCCCGCCCGCTGCGACGACGCACCGGCACCGGCGACGTCGTCCCCCGGCCCCTGCGGGTCGTCGCCGACGACACGGTGGCCCCCGAGCTGCTCTGA
- the pyrR gene encoding bifunctional pyr operon transcriptional regulator/uracil phosphoribosyltransferase PyrR, with amino-acid sequence MSSGTPAPADGRTDGTTVLGPQEIARALTRIAHEVVERNKGAHDVVLLGIPTRGLPLARRLAEKVAQADGTPVAGLVGSLDVTMHRDDLAHQPTRTIGATDLPAGGIDGKVVVLVDDVLFSGRTIRAALDAISDLGRPRAVQLAVLVDRGHRELPIRADYVGKNLPTSASERVGVQLVETDGQDAVVIAAGGAR; translated from the coding sequence ATGAGCAGTGGCACACCCGCGCCCGCGGACGGGCGCACGGACGGCACGACCGTCCTCGGCCCGCAGGAGATCGCCCGGGCCCTGACCCGCATCGCCCACGAGGTCGTCGAGCGCAACAAGGGCGCGCACGACGTCGTCCTGCTGGGGATCCCGACCCGTGGCCTGCCGCTCGCGCGGCGCCTGGCTGAGAAGGTCGCGCAGGCCGACGGCACCCCGGTGGCCGGGCTCGTCGGCAGCCTCGACGTGACGATGCACCGCGACGACCTCGCGCACCAGCCCACCCGCACGATCGGCGCGACGGACCTGCCGGCGGGGGGCATCGACGGCAAGGTCGTCGTGCTCGTCGACGACGTGCTGTTCTCCGGCCGCACGATCCGCGCGGCCCTCGACGCGATCAGCGACCTCGGCCGCCCGCGCGCGGTGCAGCTGGCGGTCCTCGTCGACCGCGGGCACCGCGAGCTGCCGATCCGCGCGGACTACGTCGGCAAGAACCTGCCGACGTCCGCGAGCGAGCGCGTCGGGGTGCAGCTCGTCGAGACCGACGGCCAGGACGCCGTCGTCATCGCCGCGGGGGGTGCGCGATGA
- a CDS encoding aspartate carbamoyltransferase catalytic subunit — protein sequence MRHLLSAADLSRDEAVHVLDTSAQMAATQAREIKKLPTLRGRTVVNLFFEDSTRTRISFETAAKRLSADVINFSAKGSSVSKGESLKDTALTLQAMGADAVVVRHQASGAPHTLAHAGWTHGAVVNAGDGTHQHPTQALLDAYTLRRHLVGDGGRSDVTGRDLAGVHVAVVGDVLHSRVARSNVQLLHTLGARVTLVAPPTLVPVGVHAWPAQVSYDLDATLAQQPDAVMMLRVQRERMSSAGGGFFPSAVEYTRGYGLDARRLRLLPDHAVVLHPGPMNRGLEISADAADSPRAVIVEQVANGVAVRMAVLYLLLAGDGRTTNDEARATPARTDGTRVHA from the coding sequence ATGAGGCACCTGCTCTCGGCGGCGGACCTCAGCCGCGACGAGGCCGTGCACGTGCTGGACACCTCGGCGCAGATGGCCGCGACGCAGGCCCGGGAGATCAAGAAGCTGCCGACGCTGCGGGGGCGCACGGTCGTGAACCTCTTCTTCGAGGACTCCACGCGCACGCGCATCTCGTTCGAGACGGCCGCCAAGCGGCTGTCGGCGGACGTCATCAACTTCTCCGCCAAGGGCTCGAGCGTCTCCAAGGGCGAGTCCCTCAAGGACACCGCCCTGACGCTGCAGGCCATGGGCGCCGACGCCGTCGTGGTGCGGCACCAGGCCTCGGGCGCGCCGCACACCCTCGCGCACGCCGGCTGGACGCACGGCGCGGTCGTCAACGCCGGCGACGGCACGCACCAGCACCCCACGCAGGCGCTGCTCGACGCGTACACGCTGCGCCGGCACCTCGTCGGCGACGGCGGCCGGTCCGACGTCACGGGCCGGGACCTGGCGGGCGTGCACGTCGCGGTCGTCGGGGACGTGCTGCACTCGCGGGTCGCCCGCTCCAACGTCCAGCTGCTGCACACGCTCGGTGCGCGCGTCACCCTGGTGGCACCGCCCACGCTCGTGCCCGTGGGCGTGCACGCGTGGCCGGCGCAGGTGTCCTACGACCTGGACGCCACGCTCGCCCAGCAGCCCGACGCGGTGATGATGCTGCGCGTCCAGCGCGAGCGGATGTCGAGCGCGGGCGGCGGGTTCTTCCCCAGCGCCGTCGAGTACACGCGCGGCTACGGGCTCGACGCCCGACGGCTGCGGCTGCTGCCCGACCACGCGGTGGTGCTGCACCCGGGCCCGATGAACCGCGGGCTGGAGATCTCCGCCGACGCGGCCGACTCCCCGCGCGCGGTCATCGTGGAGCAGGTCGCGAACGGCGTGGCGGTCCGCATGGCGGTGCTCTACCTGCTCCTGGCCGGCGACGGCCGCACGACGAACGACGAGGCGCGCGCCACGCCGGCGCGCACGGACGGGACGAGGGTGCACGCATGA
- a CDS encoding dihydroorotase, producing the protein MTTYLLRGVAPLGGEPTDVLLADGTVAALGAAASTDPRAADAHVVEGAGHVLLPGLVDLHTHLREPGREDAETIVSGTRAAALGGFTAVHAMANTTPTQDTAGVVEQVWRIGRDAGWVDVHPVGAVTVGLEGERLAELAAMARSAARVRVFSDDGKCVHDPVVMRRALEYVKAFDGVVAQHAQEPRLTDGAQMHEGVVSAELGLTGWPAVAEEAIVARDVLLAEHVGSRLHVCHLSTAGSVEIVRWAKARGIDVTAEATPHHLMLTDELVRGYDPRYKVNPPLRTAADVEAVRAGLEDGTIDIVATDHAPHTREDKDCEWAAAAFGMTGLETVLSVVQAAMVDTGRMTWADVARVLSTTPARIGRVEDQGRPIAVGEPANLTLVDPAARRVVVPEEQATASVNSPFGGVELPGAVVATFLRGRATVLDGRPVERAAAEGVHA; encoded by the coding sequence ATGACCACCTACCTGCTGCGGGGCGTCGCGCCCCTGGGCGGCGAGCCCACCGACGTGCTGCTCGCCGACGGCACGGTCGCCGCGCTCGGCGCCGCCGCCTCCACCGACCCCCGCGCCGCCGACGCGCACGTCGTCGAGGGCGCCGGGCACGTGCTGCTGCCCGGCCTGGTCGACCTGCACACCCACCTGCGCGAGCCGGGCCGCGAGGACGCCGAGACCATCGTGTCCGGCACCCGGGCCGCCGCGCTCGGCGGGTTCACCGCCGTGCACGCGATGGCGAACACCACCCCCACCCAGGACACCGCGGGCGTCGTGGAGCAGGTCTGGCGGATCGGTCGCGACGCGGGCTGGGTCGACGTGCACCCCGTCGGCGCCGTCACGGTCGGCCTCGAGGGCGAGCGGCTCGCCGAGCTCGCCGCCATGGCCCGCTCCGCGGCCCGCGTGCGGGTGTTCTCCGACGACGGGAAGTGCGTGCACGACCCGGTCGTCATGCGCCGTGCCCTGGAGTACGTCAAGGCGTTCGACGGGGTCGTGGCCCAGCACGCCCAGGAGCCGCGGCTGACCGACGGCGCCCAGATGCACGAGGGCGTCGTCTCGGCCGAGCTCGGCCTGACGGGCTGGCCCGCGGTCGCCGAGGAAGCGATCGTCGCCCGCGACGTGCTGCTCGCCGAGCACGTGGGCTCCCGCCTGCACGTGTGCCACCTGTCGACGGCCGGGTCCGTCGAGATCGTGCGCTGGGCCAAGGCCCGCGGCATCGACGTCACCGCCGAGGCGACGCCGCACCACCTCATGCTCACCGACGAGCTCGTGCGCGGGTACGACCCGCGGTACAAGGTCAACCCGCCGCTGCGCACCGCCGCGGACGTCGAGGCCGTCCGCGCCGGGCTCGAGGACGGCACGATCGACATCGTCGCCACCGACCACGCCCCGCACACGCGTGAGGACAAGGACTGCGAGTGGGCCGCGGCCGCGTTCGGCATGACCGGGCTGGAGACGGTCCTGTCGGTCGTGCAGGCCGCCATGGTCGACACCGGGCGGATGACCTGGGCGGACGTCGCGCGCGTGCTGTCCACGACACCGGCCCGGATCGGGCGCGTCGAGGACCAGGGTCGGCCGATCGCGGTCGGCGAGCCGGCGAACCTCACGCTCGTCGACCCCGCCGCGCGCCGCGTGGTGGTGCCCGAGGAGCAGGCCACCGCGAGCGTCAACAGCCCGTTCGGGGGCGTCGAGCTGCCCGGTGCGGTCGTCGCGACGTTCCTGCGGGGCCGGGCCACCGTGCTCGACGGCCGCCCCGTCGAGCGCGCCGCCGCCGAGGGGGTGCACGCCTGA
- a CDS encoding PH-like domain-containing protein — MPLWLSVTLLVGLAVLGLWGMWHGWQGRARRTAALVPTLPAVPADAGTPTTGPAEAVYVSSTRAGDWLDRVVAHDLGVRSPAHVAVHPTGVLVRRTGAVDLWVPASALLAVGTARGQAGKFVGRDGLVVLTWVPDPTTGTALDTALRVRHDADRGTLLTAAAALVVPGADHPDTDTVTAPAPAQEEQS; from the coding sequence ATGCCGCTCTGGCTGTCCGTCACCCTGCTGGTCGGGCTCGCGGTGCTCGGCCTGTGGGGCATGTGGCACGGCTGGCAGGGGCGTGCGCGCCGCACGGCCGCGCTCGTGCCCACGCTGCCTGCCGTGCCCGCCGACGCCGGCACGCCGACGACCGGGCCCGCCGAGGCCGTGTACGTGTCCTCCACGCGCGCCGGCGACTGGCTCGACCGGGTCGTCGCGCACGACCTCGGCGTCCGCAGCCCCGCCCACGTCGCCGTGCACCCCACGGGCGTGCTCGTGCGCCGCACGGGTGCCGTCGACCTGTGGGTGCCCGCGTCGGCGCTGCTGGCCGTGGGCACCGCGCGCGGCCAGGCCGGCAAGTTCGTCGGGCGCGACGGACTCGTCGTGCTCACCTGGGTGCCCGACCCGACCACCGGCACCGCGCTCGACACCGCGCTGCGCGTGCGCCACGACGCCGACCGGGGGACGCTGCTCACCGCGGCGGCCGCCCTGGTCGTGCCCGGCGCGGACCACCCCGACACCGACACCGTCACCGCGCCGGCCCCGGCGCAGGAGGAGCAGTCATGA
- the carA gene encoding glutamine-hydrolyzing carbamoyl-phosphate synthase small subunit, which translates to MSDAILVLEDGRTFTGRAYGAVGRTLGEIVFNTGMTGYQETLTDPSYHRQIVVMTAPHIGNTGVNDEDDESTRIWVAGYVVREPARRASSWRARRTLDEELVAQGVVGISGLDTRALTRHLRERGVMRAGVFSGAALHGEDGTRRPVDELLDEVRSAPPMAGADLAAEVSVDTAYVVRALGADGTPLEQPLARVAAVDLGIKAMTPQRLAERGVEVHVLPATSTIADVLAVGPDGVFFSNGPGDPSAATHEIDLLRGVLDRRVPFFGICYGNQLFGRALGFGTYKLGYGHRGVNQPVMDRTTGKVEITAHNHGFAVDAPRDADTVAPFDGGRYGRVRVSHVCLNDDVVEGLEALDLPAFSVQYHPEAAAGPHDAAYLFDRFLDLMTTHRDGSHDAPAGAAGPTDEKGAA; encoded by the coding sequence ATGAGCGACGCGATCCTCGTCCTCGAGGACGGCCGCACGTTCACCGGACGGGCCTACGGCGCCGTCGGTCGGACGCTGGGGGAGATCGTCTTCAACACCGGCATGACCGGGTACCAGGAGACCCTCACGGACCCCTCGTACCACCGGCAGATCGTCGTGATGACGGCCCCGCACATCGGCAACACCGGTGTGAACGACGAGGACGACGAGTCGACGCGCATCTGGGTCGCGGGCTACGTGGTCCGTGAGCCCGCGCGCCGCGCGTCGAGCTGGCGCGCGCGCCGCACGCTCGACGAGGAGCTCGTCGCGCAGGGCGTGGTCGGGATCAGCGGGCTGGACACCCGGGCGCTGACCCGGCACCTGCGCGAGCGCGGCGTCATGCGCGCCGGCGTCTTCTCGGGCGCCGCCCTGCACGGCGAGGACGGCACCCGCCGGCCCGTCGACGAGCTGCTCGACGAGGTGCGTTCGGCACCGCCGATGGCGGGCGCGGACCTGGCCGCCGAGGTCAGCGTCGACACCGCGTACGTGGTGCGCGCCCTGGGTGCGGACGGCACGCCGCTCGAGCAGCCCCTGGCGCGCGTGGCGGCCGTCGACCTGGGCATCAAGGCGATGACGCCGCAGCGGCTGGCCGAGCGCGGCGTCGAGGTGCACGTGCTGCCCGCGACGTCGACGATCGCCGACGTGCTGGCGGTCGGGCCCGACGGCGTCTTCTTCTCCAACGGCCCCGGCGACCCGTCGGCGGCCACGCACGAGATCGACCTGCTGCGCGGCGTGCTCGACCGCCGGGTGCCGTTCTTCGGCATCTGCTACGGCAACCAGCTGTTCGGCCGGGCCCTGGGCTTCGGCACCTACAAGCTGGGCTACGGGCACCGCGGCGTGAACCAGCCGGTGATGGACCGCACGACCGGCAAGGTCGAGATCACGGCGCACAACCACGGGTTCGCGGTCGACGCACCCCGGGACGCCGACACGGTCGCGCCCTTCGACGGCGGCCGGTACGGGCGCGTGCGGGTGTCGCACGTCTGCCTCAACGACGACGTCGTCGAGGGCCTCGAGGCGCTCGACCTGCCCGCGTTCTCCGTGCAGTACCACCCCGAGGCGGCCGCGGGCCCGCACGACGCGGCGTACCTGTTCGACCGGTTCCTCGACCTCATGACCACCCACCGCGACGGCTCGCACGACGCACCCGCGGGTGCCGCCGGGCCCACTGACGAGAAGGGTGCCGCCTGA